The Paramisgurnus dabryanus chromosome 6, PD_genome_1.1, whole genome shotgun sequence genome has a window encoding:
- the ptgs2a gene encoding prostaglandin G/H synthase 2a, with product MHKVIFLVLLSSFWIFSCEGYDPCCAEPCQNQGVCLSKGADAYECDCTRTGYYGVNCTSPELLTWIKLTVKPAPSTLHYILTHYKWIWDLINKISYLRNSIMAYVLTSRAHLIDSPPTYNAEYGYKSWEAYSNLSYYTRTLPPLSRNCPTPDLPNPKQVVEKVLLRKQFIPDPQGTSLMFAFFAQHFTHQFFKTDFKKGPAFTKALGHGVDLSHIYGETMERQHKLRLFKDGKLKYQIVDGEVYPPLVKDVQVEMHYPPHIPEEQKFAVGHEVFGLVPGLMMYATIWLREHNRVCDIMKQEHPDWDDERIFQTTRLILIGETIKIVIEDYVQHLSGYHFKLKFDPELLFNQRFQYQNRIASEFNTLYHWHPLMPDNFQIQDQVYGYHQFVFNNSIVTEHGIRNMVESFSKQRSGRVAGGRNLPAAVQGVAVKVLEHSREMRYQSFNAYRKRFNMKPYMSFEEMTGDKELAADLKNLYGDVNAVELYTGLLIEKPRPNSVFGETMVEMGAPFSLKGLMGNAICSPEYWMPSTFGGKVGFDIVNTASLKKLVCMNIKGSCPVVSFQVPEVKYQDLEKVNLSSVHSTQNNINPTVVLRERSSEL from the exons ATGCATAAAGTGATTTTCTTGGTCCTACTTTCAAGCTTTTGGATCTTTTCCTGTGAAGGAT ATGACCCTTGCTGTGCAGAACCTTGTCAAAACCAGGGTGTGTGTCTATCTAAAGGTGCCGATGCTTATGAATGTGACTGTACCAGGACAGGATATTACGGTGTAAACTGCACTTCTC CTGAACTCCTGACATGGATCAAATTGACTGTGAAACCAGCTCCAAGCACATTGCATTACATCCTAACACATTATAAATGGATTTGGGATCTGATCAACAAAATCTCCTATTTGAGAAATTCCATAATGGCCTATGTCCTGACAT CAAGAGCACATTTGATCGACAGTCCACCAACTTACAATGCAGAATATGGCTACAAAAGCTGGGAAGCATATTCCAACCTGTCCTACTACACGCGCACTCTTCCGCCATTGTCCAGGAACTGTCCTACACCTGATCTCCCTAACCCAAAGCAGGTTGTGGAGAAGGTGCTGTTAAGAAAACAGTTCATCCCTGATCCGCAAGGGACCAGTCTTATGTTTGCCTTCTTCGCCCAGCATTTCACTCACCAGTTCTTCAAAACTGACTTTAAAAAAGGACCAGCATTCACAAAAGCTCTAGGCCATGGA GTGGATTTAAGTCATATTTATGGAGAAACAATGGAAAGACAACACAAACTCCGTCTGTTTAAAGATGGCAAGCTGAAGTATCAG ATTGTGGATGGCGAGGTATACCCTCCTCTGGTGAAAGATGTCCAGGTGGAGATGCACTACCCTCCTCATATCCCAGAAGAACAGAAATTTGCTGTTGGCCATGAAGTCTTCGGTCTGGTTCCAGGTTTGATGATGTATGCTACCATTTGGCTGCGCGAGCACAATCGTGTCTGTGATATCATGAAGCAAGAACATCCCGACTGGGACGATGAAAGAATCTTTCAGACCACCCGTCTTATCCTCATTG gtgAGACAATCAAAATTGTGATCGAGGACTATGTCCAGCATCTGAGCGGCTACCACTTCAAGCTCAAGTTTGACCCAGAGCTTCTCTTCAATCAGCGCTTCCAGTACCAAAATCGCATCGCATCTGAGTTCAACACTCTGTATCACTGGCACCCACTGATGCCCGACAACTTTCAGATCCAGGATCAGGTCTACGGCTACCACCAGTTCGTATTTAACAACTCCATAGTGACAGAACATGGCATCCGCAATATGGTGGAGTCCTTTAGCAAACAGAGATCTGGAAGG GTCGCTGGGGGACGAAACCTGCCAGCCGCTGTCCAGGGAGTGGCTGTTAAAGTTTTAGAACATTCCAGAGAGATGCGTTACCAGTCGTTCAATGCTTACAGGAAGCGCTTTAACATGAAGCCCTACATGTCCTTTGAGGAAATGACAG GAGACAAGGAGCTAGCAGCTGACCTGAAGAACCTGTACGGTGATGTAAATGCAGTTGAGCTGTATACTGGTCTTCTTATTGAGAAGCCCAGACCCAACTCTGTCTTTGGGGAGACTATGGTGGAGATGGGAGCCCCCTTCTCTCTCAAAGGCCTCATGGGAAATGCTATTTGTTCTCCTGAATACTGGATGCCCAGCACATTTGGTGGGAAAGTCGGATTTGACATTGTTAACACTGCCTCACTAAAGAAGCTGGTGTGCATGAACATCAAAGGCTCCTGTCCAGTGGTGTCCTTTCAGGTGCCCGAAGTAAAATATCAAGATTTAGAAAAAGTTAATTTAAGCTCAGTGCACTCcacacaaaataatataaacCCAACGGTTGTCTTAAGAGAGAGAAGTTCAGAGCTCTAA